In Deltaproteobacteria bacterium, one DNA window encodes the following:
- a CDS encoding GlxA family transcriptional regulator — protein MRVVMLVHPGVQVLDVTGPLEVFANANRRLDELGDRRAKRYEIEIAAREPGRLLSTSGIELIAGRGLRELRAPIDTLMVAGGSGTAQALRDRELIGFLRRRAPGARRVASVCTGAFLLAEAGLLDGRRATTHWASCARLASLYPKVRVESDPIFVRDGKVWSSAGVCAGMDLALALVEQDHGRELALTVARWLVLFLKRPGGQSQFSAELEAQATEHDAIRALQSWAREHLSGGLGVGELARRAAMSPRNFARVFAREVGETPARWVERARVEAARRLLEESDAGVDEVARRCGFGSAESLRRSFLRRVRVSPAAYRARFRSAAA, from the coding sequence ATGCGCGTCGTCATGCTCGTCCATCCCGGGGTACAGGTGCTCGACGTCACCGGCCCGCTCGAGGTGTTCGCGAACGCGAACCGCCGGCTCGACGAGCTCGGCGACCGGCGCGCGAAGCGCTACGAGATCGAGATCGCCGCGCGCGAGCCGGGCCGGCTGCTCTCCACGTCCGGAATCGAGCTGATCGCGGGCCGCGGGCTGCGCGAGCTGCGCGCACCGATCGACACGCTGATGGTCGCGGGCGGCAGCGGAACCGCGCAGGCGCTGCGCGACCGAGAGCTGATCGGGTTCCTGCGCCGTCGCGCGCCGGGCGCGCGACGCGTCGCGTCGGTGTGCACGGGGGCGTTCCTGCTCGCCGAGGCGGGGCTTCTCGACGGTCGGCGCGCGACCACGCACTGGGCGAGCTGCGCGCGGCTGGCGTCGCTCTATCCGAAGGTCCGGGTCGAGAGCGATCCGATCTTCGTGCGCGACGGCAAGGTCTGGAGCTCGGCGGGCGTCTGCGCGGGAATGGATCTCGCGCTCGCGCTGGTCGAGCAGGACCACGGCCGCGAGCTCGCGCTCACGGTCGCGCGCTGGCTGGTGCTCTTCCTCAAGCGACCCGGCGGGCAGTCGCAGTTCAGCGCCGAGCTCGAGGCCCAGGCCACCGAGCACGACGCGATCCGCGCGCTGCAGAGCTGGGCACGCGAGCACCTGAGCGGTGGGCTGGGCGTAGGCGAGCTCGCCCGGCGCGCGGCGATGAGCCCGCGAAACTTCGCGCGCGTCTTCGCGCGCGAGGTCGGCGAAACGCCCGCGCGCTGGGTCGAGCGAGCGCGGGTCGAGGCCGCGCGGCGGCTGCTCGAGGAGTCCGACGCGGGCGTGGACGAGGTGGCGCGTCGCTGCGGCTTCGGCAGCGCCGAGAGCCTGCGCCGCTCGTTCCTGCGCCGCGTTCGCGTCTCGCCGGCCGCGTACCGGGCGCGCTTCCGCTCGGCCGCGGCCTGA
- a CDS encoding HIT family protein — MPRSAGCIFCKIVRGEAGAHRVYEDAHTIVFMDIFPVTDGHALVVTKDHFENLYEVDEPTLGAVARASLRVAAAIRAELAPDGLMVFQLNGEAAGQTVFHYHMHLMPRTRGEPLQLHTRVPGDPARLAATAARLSAALERLGLVD; from the coding sequence ATGCCGAGGAGCGCGGGCTGCATCTTCTGCAAGATCGTGCGCGGCGAGGCCGGTGCGCACCGCGTCTACGAGGACGCGCACACGATCGTCTTCATGGACATCTTCCCGGTCACCGACGGGCACGCGCTGGTGGTCACGAAGGACCACTTCGAGAACCTCTACGAGGTCGATGAGCCCACGCTCGGTGCGGTCGCGCGGGCGTCCCTTCGCGTCGCCGCGGCGATTCGCGCGGAGCTCGCGCCCGACGGGCTGATGGTCTTCCAGCTGAACGGCGAGGCCGCGGGACAGACGGTCTTCCACTACCACATGCACCTGATGCCGCGGACCCGCGGAGAGCCGCTGCAGCTCCACACGCGCGTGCCGGGCGATCCGGCACGACTCGCCGCGACCGCCGCGCGGCTGTCGGCCGCGCTGGAGCGGCTGGGGCTCGTGGATTGA